The Schistocerca serialis cubense isolate TAMUIC-IGC-003099 chromosome 10, iqSchSeri2.2, whole genome shotgun sequence genome includes a region encoding these proteins:
- the LOC126425160 gene encoding proteasome subunit alpha type-3: protein MSSIGTGYDLSASQFSPDGRVFQVEYAQKAVDNSGTVIGLRGKDGVVFAVEKLVTSKLYEPGANQRIFNIDKHVGMAVAGLISDARQIVETARTEAANYRAQYGDGIPLRHLVDRVAGYMHAYTLYSAVRPFGCSVVLSSYEPVDGPAMFMIDPSGVSYGYYGCAVGKAKQAAKTEIEKLKLSSISIKDLVKDAAKIIYLVHDELKDKQFELELSWVGNVTKGLHERVPAPVFAEAEKAAKAAMEDDSDSDTIDT, encoded by the exons ATGAGCTCTATAGGAACGGGT TATGATCTCTCCGCATCGCAGTTCTCGCCAGATGGTCGTGTTTTTCAGGTGGAATATGCACAGAAAGCAGTGGATAACAGTGG TACTGTAATAGGCCTGAGGGGAAAAGATGGCGTTGTATTTGCCGTCGAAAAACTTGTCACTTCAAAATTGTATGAACCAGGTGCGAACCAAAGAATATTCAATATCGACAAACATGTTGGAATG GCTGTGGCTGGTTTGATATCAGATGCACGCCAGATTGTGGAGACTGCCCGGACAGAAGCAGCCAATTACCGCGCCCAGTATGGAGATGGAATCCCACTGCGTCACTTAGTGGACAGGGTTGCGGGCTACATGCACGCTTACACTTTGTACAGTGCTGTGCGTCCATTTGGATGTAGTGTGGTTCTTAGCAGCTATGAACCTGTTGATGGGCCTGCTATGTTCATGATTGATCCTTCAGGAGTTTCCTAT GGCTACTATGGCTGTGCTGTTGGTAAAGCAAAACAGGCTGCAAAAACAGAGATCGAAAAGCTGAAGCTGAGTTCCATCAGTATCAAGGATCTGGTGAAGGATGCTGCAAAAAT AATCTACCTTGTCCATGATGAGCTGAAGGACAAGCAGTTTGAACTTGAATTGAGCTGGGTAGGAAATGTAACCAAAGGTCTGCACGAGCGTGTGCCCGCACCTGTCTTCGCAGAAGCAGAGAAGGCAGCCAAAGCTGCGATGGAGGACGACTCTGACTCAGACACGATAGACACGTGA